A genomic segment from Flavobacterium inviolabile encodes:
- a CDS encoding SusC/RagA family TonB-linked outer membrane protein produces the protein MKKLIFLMAILLSYVSHAQETRTVTGKVTDSQDKLPMPGVSVYVENQSISNKTEQNGIIQSTGVGTVTDMDGHFKLEISKDVKSLRVSFIGYQSYLIDLSSQSNYNVSLKADMNQLQEVVVTGYQKIEKRKLTAALTKVDMENIQQAGVASVDQLLAGQVAGVAVTPGNGAPGGAAKIRIRGTASLSGPQDPLWVLDGLPLEGNDVPKFNDKDNIDQLNNFSIAGLNPDDIKDITILKDAAATAIYGARAANGVIVITTKKGKKGRMAVNFTANTFVTQKPDFSKLNLMNADQKVDFELALAGRSDLTYRDGNGEISRILNGAGELSAYRTGGFSALTPGTQQAINALRKNQTNWGDLLYRTAVNKQYGLSISGGGEKSDYYFSLGYYDEKGATIGTGFERYNLTLKNNYELSDKFKVGVGLFGSQSKNTSYISDTDAFTNPANYSRSANPYLSPIDANGNYVYDKDIQGYSDRYVPFNFLEERENTSYELKTRALKAIFDLEYKITNDLKLTSQIGLQLDNSGTEKYAGKETYFSRKEREKTRRYSNGNYYYFLPDGGIIQNWNTDFFQYNVKTQLTYNKTFNEKHELDLLVGNELRRTYNTSIYTRGFGYDRKTGNTIQPIFPNQETANSSDYKMYNRTKNENAFASFYATASYTYDRKYTVFGSVRYDGSDLFGVDPKYKYLPLWSISGSWLASEENFLKDNVPTISNLRLRASYGLQGNIDKGTSPFVVGNYNNTSILPGQSEPTIVVTSPPNSKLRWEKTENVNFGLDLGVLKNRINVAADLYGRKSTDLLGIRALPLENGFEYTNMNWAQVTNKGFEISLSTKNIDNPNFKWSTNFNFAHNKSNIDRVEVRANSYLPSGEGYPVNAVFALKTAGIDANGYPQFLNNNGEVVSAVNFFKLFDPYADFLPGELSQSALSASEFRNLFTYMGDQDPKFTGGFINTFKVKDFDLTVSTAFNLKQTVVKRPPYNGTQVDRGQNFTTDILNAWSPSNPNSNLPGIVGQQSGTGDSWMAYQWFANASPINTYALLDTWVEEMSYLRISSIRLGYSLPKAVTEKMSIQNVRFSVEGRNLFVISSDYKGYFDPETFGNIYAQPIQRSITLGVNLTF, from the coding sequence ATGAAAAAACTAATTTTTTTAATGGCTATCCTCCTCTCCTATGTTAGCCATGCCCAAGAAACCAGGACGGTTACCGGAAAGGTAACCGATTCCCAAGATAAGTTACCTATGCCGGGTGTTTCGGTATATGTTGAGAACCAATCCATTTCCAACAAAACGGAACAAAATGGTATTATTCAGAGTACCGGTGTCGGAACAGTTACCGATATGGATGGGCATTTCAAATTGGAAATTTCCAAAGATGTAAAAAGCCTTCGGGTTAGTTTTATTGGCTACCAATCATATCTGATTGACCTGTCGTCACAAAGTAACTATAATGTTTCTTTGAAAGCCGACATGAATCAATTGCAGGAAGTTGTGGTTACGGGTTATCAGAAAATTGAGAAACGTAAACTTACAGCTGCCCTGACTAAAGTAGACATGGAGAACATTCAGCAAGCCGGTGTTGCCAGCGTTGACCAGTTATTGGCGGGTCAGGTTGCCGGTGTAGCCGTTACTCCCGGAAATGGTGCCCCGGGTGGTGCTGCAAAAATCAGGATCAGGGGTACTGCCTCTCTTTCCGGACCGCAGGATCCGCTATGGGTATTGGACGGACTTCCGTTAGAAGGAAATGACGTTCCGAAATTTAATGACAAAGACAATATTGACCAGTTGAATAACTTTTCTATTGCCGGTTTAAATCCGGATGATATTAAAGATATTACTATTTTAAAAGATGCCGCTGCAACAGCAATTTATGGTGCAAGAGCGGCTAACGGTGTTATCGTGATTACCACTAAAAAAGGTAAAAAAGGAAGAATGGCGGTGAATTTCACTGCCAATACCTTCGTAACGCAAAAACCGGATTTTTCGAAGTTAAATTTAATGAATGCCGACCAGAAAGTGGATTTCGAACTGGCTTTGGCAGGACGTTCTGATTTAACCTACAGAGACGGAAACGGTGAAATTTCCCGTATCCTTAACGGTGCCGGCGAATTAAGCGCTTACAGAACCGGTGGATTCTCTGCATTGACTCCGGGAACGCAGCAGGCCATTAACGCTTTGCGTAAAAATCAAACCAACTGGGGCGATTTATTATACCGTACAGCCGTGAACAAACAATACGGATTGAGTATTTCCGGTGGTGGTGAAAAATCAGATTACTATTTCTCATTAGGATACTATGACGAAAAAGGAGCGACCATAGGAACCGGTTTTGAAAGATATAACCTTACGTTAAAAAACAATTACGAATTATCAGACAAGTTTAAAGTAGGTGTTGGTTTATTCGGAAGTCAGAGTAAAAATACTTCCTATATTTCCGATACGGATGCTTTTACCAATCCTGCTAATTATTCCCGTAGTGCTAATCCGTATTTATCACCAATTGATGCCAACGGTAATTATGTATATGACAAAGATATCCAGGGATATTCGGATCGTTATGTTCCGTTCAACTTCCTGGAAGAAAGAGAAAACACTTCGTATGAATTAAAAACAAGAGCATTAAAAGCGATTTTTGATCTGGAGTATAAAATCACCAATGATTTAAAACTGACTTCTCAAATCGGTTTACAGCTGGATAATTCCGGTACCGAAAAATATGCCGGAAAAGAAACATATTTCTCCCGTAAGGAAAGAGAAAAAACCAGACGATACAGCAATGGAAATTATTACTATTTCTTACCGGATGGCGGGATCATTCAAAACTGGAATACCGATTTTTTCCAGTATAACGTAAAAACACAGTTAACCTACAACAAGACTTTCAATGAGAAACACGAATTAGACCTTCTTGTGGGTAATGAGTTAAGAAGAACCTATAATACGAGTATCTATACCAGAGGATTTGGTTATGACCGTAAAACCGGAAACACTATTCAGCCAATTTTCCCGAATCAGGAAACGGCAAACAGTTCCGATTATAAAATGTACAACAGAACGAAAAACGAGAATGCTTTTGCTTCTTTCTATGCAACAGCTTCGTATACCTACGACAGAAAGTATACTGTTTTCGGAAGTGTGCGATATGACGGTTCCGATCTATTCGGAGTGGATCCTAAATACAAATACCTTCCGTTATGGTCTATTTCCGGTTCCTGGTTAGCTTCAGAAGAGAACTTCTTAAAAGACAATGTTCCGACAATTAGCAATTTAAGACTTCGTGCTTCTTACGGTTTACAAGGAAATATAGACAAAGGTACTTCTCCGTTCGTAGTAGGAAACTATAACAACACCAGTATTCTTCCGGGACAATCGGAGCCGACTATTGTGGTGACCAGTCCTCCAAACAGCAAATTGCGTTGGGAGAAAACAGAAAACGTTAACTTTGGTCTGGACTTAGGTGTTTTGAAAAACCGTATTAATGTAGCAGCAGATTTATATGGCAGAAAGAGTACCGATTTATTAGGTATCCGTGCTTTACCGCTTGAAAACGGTTTCGAATATACAAACATGAACTGGGCTCAGGTAACGAACAAAGGTTTTGAGATTTCATTATCGACTAAGAACATTGATAATCCTAATTTCAAATGGTCTACCAACTTTAACTTTGCGCATAACAAGAGTAATATTGACCGTGTAGAAGTGAGAGCGAACAGCTACCTGCCATCAGGAGAAGGCTATCCGGTTAATGCCGTTTTCGCTTTGAAAACTGCCGGAATCGATGCTAATGGCTATCCACAGTTTTTAAACAACAATGGTGAAGTAGTTAGCGCTGTGAATTTCTTTAAATTGTTTGACCCGTATGCCGATTTCCTGCCGGGAGAATTATCCCAGTCTGCTTTAAGCGCATCGGAATTCAGAAATTTATTCACCTATATGGGTGACCAGGATCCTAAATTTACAGGAGGTTTTATCAATACTTTTAAGGTTAAAGATTTCGATTTAACGGTTTCAACAGCTTTTAATTTAAAACAAACGGTTGTTAAAAGACCACCATACAACGGAACACAAGTGGACAGAGGTCAGAACTTCACCACAGATATTTTAAATGCATGGTCGCCTTCCAACCCGAATTCTAACTTACCGGGAATCGTAGGTCAGCAATCCGGTACCGGAGATTCCTGGATGGCATACCAGTGGTTTGCAAACGCATCGCCAATTAACACTTATGCGCTTTTGGATACCTGGGTAGAAGAAATGAGTTATTTAAGAATCAGCAGTATTCGTTTGGGGTATTCCTTACCGAAAGCGGTAACTGAAAAAATGAGCATTCAGAATGTTCGATTCAGCGTTGAGGGAAGAAATCTTTTCGTTATTAGTTCTGATTACAAAGGTTATTTTGATCCGGAAACATTTGGTAACATTTATGCACAGCCAATCCAACGATCAATAACATTGGGTGTAAACTTAACTTTTTAA